A single genomic interval of Ramlibacter sp. harbors:
- a CDS encoding TRAP transporter small permease produces MTPQEINLSLELTVDKLARNFYKTLLALACVSMLAALLSITLNIATRLVDGWSIPGLDGYAGYSIAAALFLALPSAFRQGDHIRVTLLLQNSPPRMRAALEYWSLGAGALLSLYIAWFACRMVWLSYTLHDVAPTGDATPMWIPQLTMAVGCIGFAVSMVHALVARLSGGTFFEVASGEAARSE; encoded by the coding sequence ATGACCCCCCAAGAGATCAACCTGTCGTTGGAGTTGACTGTGGACAAGCTCGCCCGGAATTTCTACAAGACCCTGCTGGCGCTGGCCTGCGTGTCCATGCTGGCAGCCCTGCTGTCAATCACCCTGAACATTGCCACGCGACTGGTCGATGGCTGGAGCATTCCCGGCCTCGACGGGTATGCGGGCTACTCGATTGCCGCAGCGCTCTTCCTGGCGCTGCCCTCGGCCTTTCGCCAGGGCGACCACATCCGCGTGACATTGCTGCTGCAGAACTCGCCGCCGCGCATGCGTGCCGCGCTCGAGTACTGGAGCCTCGGCGCTGGCGCGCTGCTGTCGCTGTACATCGCCTGGTTTGCCTGCCGCATGGTGTGGCTGTCTTACACGCTGCATGACGTGGCGCCCACCGGAGACGCCACCCCGATGTGGATTCCCCAGCTGACGATGGCCGTGGGCTGCATTGGCTTCGCCGTGTCCATGGTCCATGCGCTGGTCGCCCGCCTCAGTGGCGGCACGTTCTTCGAGGTGGCGTCGGGCGAGGCCGCCCGCTCCGAATAA
- a CDS encoding TRAP transporter substrate-binding protein yields the protein MKKFMFCLSAVACATLAQAQTKWDLPTGYGANTFQTQNVQQFADDVDKLSGGKLKITVHAGGSLFKQPEIKRAIQGGLAPAGEFIISGLANENPLYGVDSIPFLATSYADAKRLYEAAKPVQAKVLAAQGVKPLFSVPWPGQSLYSVKPINSADDFKGTKMRAYNPATTKIAQMLGASPVTIQLPELGQALATGAANNFLTSSASGADGKLYEQTKFFYPVNGWLPRNVTAVNQKAFDALDKATQEAVLKAAAAAEQRGWQASEKVDADSIKVLSSNGMTIAQPSESVRKALLAIGETMTAEWLASAGPDGKAIIDAYRKH from the coding sequence ATGAAAAAATTCATGTTCTGCCTGTCCGCCGTGGCCTGCGCCACGCTCGCCCAGGCCCAGACCAAGTGGGACCTGCCCACCGGCTACGGTGCCAACACCTTCCAGACGCAAAACGTGCAGCAGTTCGCTGATGACGTGGACAAGCTCAGCGGCGGCAAGCTCAAGATCACGGTGCACGCGGGCGGCTCGCTGTTCAAGCAGCCCGAGATCAAGCGCGCGATCCAGGGCGGGCTGGCCCCCGCGGGTGAATTCATCATCTCGGGCCTGGCCAACGAGAACCCGCTGTATGGCGTGGACTCGATCCCCTTCCTGGCCACCAGCTACGCCGACGCGAAGCGCCTGTACGAGGCCGCCAAGCCGGTGCAGGCCAAGGTGCTGGCCGCGCAGGGCGTGAAGCCCCTGTTCTCGGTGCCCTGGCCAGGCCAGTCGCTGTACTCGGTCAAGCCCATCAACAGCGCCGATGACTTCAAGGGCACCAAGATGCGCGCCTACAACCCGGCCACCACCAAGATCGCGCAGATGCTGGGCGCCTCGCCCGTCACCATCCAGCTGCCGGAACTGGGCCAGGCGCTGGCCACCGGCGCGGCCAACAACTTCCTGACCTCCAGCGCCAGCGGCGCCGACGGCAAGCTGTACGAGCAGACCAAGTTCTTCTACCCGGTCAACGGCTGGCTTCCGCGCAATGTCACGGCGGTCAACCAGAAAGCCTTCGACGCGCTTGACAAGGCCACCCAGGAAGCGGTGCTCAAGGCTGCGGCGGCAGCCGAGCAGCGCGGCTGGCAGGCCAGCGAGAAGGTGGATGCCGATTCCATCAAGGTCCTGAGCAGCAATGGCATGACCATTGCCCAGCCCTCCGAGAGCGTGCGCAAGGCGCTGCTCGCGATTGGCGAGACGATGACCGCCGAATGGCTGGCCTCGGCGGGTCCTGATGGCAAGGCCATCATCGACGCGTACCGCAAGCACTAA
- a CDS encoding putative hydro-lyase: protein MQDAAHVRGLIRQGLWTSHTSGLADDHVQGNVVILPRAQADDFLRYCQRNPKPCPLLAVSEPGHAMLPSLGSDINICTDVPRYRVWRDGELVEEPCDITPLWRNDLVTFVIGCSFSFEQALMAAGLRLRHVEQGRNVAMYRTNVQTQAAGPFSGPLVVSMRPLRAASVIRAVQVTSRFPDVHGAPVHIGDPSLIGIADLSQPDYGDAVEVMPDELPVFWACGVTPQAAIRQARPEFCITHAPGAMLITDLLNNQLASF, encoded by the coding sequence ATGCAGGACGCGGCGCATGTGCGCGGGCTGATCCGCCAGGGTCTGTGGACCTCGCATACAAGCGGCCTCGCCGATGACCATGTGCAGGGCAACGTGGTGATCCTGCCCCGGGCGCAGGCCGACGATTTCCTGCGCTATTGCCAGCGCAACCCCAAGCCCTGTCCGCTGCTGGCGGTGTCCGAGCCCGGCCACGCGATGCTGCCCTCGCTGGGGTCCGACATCAACATCTGCACCGACGTGCCGCGCTACCGCGTGTGGCGTGATGGCGAGCTGGTGGAAGAGCCCTGCGACATCACGCCCCTGTGGCGCAATGACCTGGTCACCTTCGTGATCGGCTGCTCCTTCAGTTTCGAGCAGGCCCTGATGGCGGCAGGCCTGAGGTTGCGCCACGTCGAACAGGGGCGCAACGTGGCCATGTACCGCACCAATGTCCAGACGCAGGCGGCCGGCCCGTTCAGCGGGCCGCTGGTGGTCTCGATGCGGCCCCTGCGCGCCGCCTCGGTGATCCGCGCGGTGCAGGTGACCTCCCGTTTCCCCGACGTGCATGGCGCGCCGGTCCACATTGGCGATCCGTCGCTGATCGGCATTGCCGACCTGTCGCAACCCGATTACGGGGACGCGGTGGAGGTGATGCCAGATGAACTGCCCGTGTTCTGGGCCTGTGGCGTCACGCCGCAGGCCGCGATCCGGCAGGCCCGCCCCGAGTTCTGCATCACCCACGCCCCTGGCGCGATGCTGATCACAGACCTTCTCAACAACCAGCTTGCCAGTTTCTAA
- a CDS encoding LysR family transcriptional regulator — protein MNLRFVEAFYWVASLKSVTRAAEKLYLTQSAMSSRIAALEEELGVLLLDRRDKHFRLTIAGTRFFTYSQRLLELQREVKAEMGSGAPLAVSMRIGAIESVLHSWLIPWIEKLRVDQPALELELTVETTPILVEQIRRGTQDLVFAALPASGDGVRSRSLPPMEMVFMGNAQKHRRRSYTLEDLGEQEILTFQRGSQPHVTLVDLFRQAEVEPRRVHTISSISAMVQLVQGGFGVATLPRRAVERLLVFPNLKQLKCDAALAPLPIHASFRTDPSTRTVETVVKSALAFIDTQPEGKSADARTRLKRPPQTGASKKSMM, from the coding sequence ATGAACCTGCGATTCGTCGAGGCGTTTTACTGGGTGGCCTCGCTCAAGAGCGTGACGCGCGCCGCCGAGAAGCTGTACCTCACGCAATCGGCCATGTCCAGCCGCATCGCCGCGCTCGAGGAAGAGCTTGGCGTGCTGCTGCTGGACCGGCGCGACAAGCACTTTCGCCTCACCATCGCGGGCACCCGGTTCTTCACCTATTCGCAGCGGCTGCTGGAACTGCAGCGCGAGGTCAAGGCCGAGATGGGCTCGGGAGCGCCGCTGGCGGTGTCCATGCGCATCGGCGCGATCGAATCGGTGCTGCACTCGTGGCTGATTCCGTGGATCGAAAAACTGCGCGTGGACCAGCCCGCGCTGGAGCTGGAACTCACGGTGGAAACCACGCCGATCCTGGTCGAGCAGATCCGCCGGGGCACGCAGGACCTGGTGTTCGCGGCGCTGCCCGCGTCGGGCGACGGCGTGCGCAGCCGCTCGCTGCCGCCGATGGAGATGGTGTTCATGGGCAATGCCCAGAAACACCGCAGGCGCAGCTACACGCTGGAGGACCTTGGCGAGCAGGAAATCCTCACCTTCCAGCGCGGTTCGCAGCCGCATGTCACGCTGGTGGACCTGTTTCGCCAGGCCGAGGTCGAGCCGCGGCGCGTGCACACCATTTCATCGATTTCGGCGATGGTCCAGCTGGTCCAGGGCGGCTTTGGCGTGGCCACCCTGCCGCGCCGGGCGGTCGAGCGTCTTCTGGTTTTCCCCAATTTGAAGCAGCTCAAGTGCGATGCGGCGCTGGCGCCGCTGCCCATCCATGCGAGCTTTCGGACCGACCCTTCCACGAGGACGGTCGAGACAGTCGTCAAGTCGGCCCTGGCCTTCATTGACACCCAGCCCGAGGGGAAATCAGCGGACGCGCGCACCCGATTGAAGCGCCCGCCCCAAACTGGAGCATCGAAAAAATCGATGATGTAA
- a CDS encoding aspartate/glutamate racemase family protein: protein MNESPSINANSAPPPPVFPPGHAQPVVGVVMLDTRFPRPPGDVGHPDSWAAPVNFRIVRGVWPDKVVQSARGLRAGRVVPAFVAVVRGLEQLGVSVITTSCGFLVLLQKELQAAVKVPVVTSSLLQLPRLLREERQVGVLTISAGKLGSEHIRSAGVPRERVADVLVQGVNPAGEFASAILGNREQMDLQAAQADVVAAALALKARAPQLQTLLLECTNMPPYAVQIREATGWRVLSLLDAPALRPHAAPCVLATGRTGVSP, encoded by the coding sequence ATGAATGAGAGCCCGAGCATAAATGCAAATAGCGCGCCACCCCCTCCGGTGTTTCCCCCGGGCCATGCCCAGCCCGTGGTGGGCGTGGTCATGCTGGACACCCGCTTTCCCCGCCCGCCGGGCGATGTCGGCCACCCGGACAGCTGGGCCGCGCCCGTGAACTTTCGTATCGTGCGCGGGGTCTGGCCCGACAAGGTGGTGCAGTCGGCGCGCGGCCTGCGGGCGGGGCGCGTGGTGCCGGCCTTTGTGGCCGTGGTGCGCGGGCTGGAGCAGCTGGGGGTGTCGGTCATCACCACCAGTTGCGGCTTCCTGGTGCTGCTGCAAAAGGAATTGCAGGCTGCGGTCAAGGTGCCGGTCGTTACCTCGAGCCTGCTGCAGCTGCCCCGGCTGCTCAGGGAAGAGCGCCAGGTGGGCGTGCTCACCATCAGCGCGGGCAAGCTGGGCAGCGAGCACATCCGCAGTGCCGGCGTGCCGCGCGAGCGCGTGGCCGACGTGCTGGTGCAGGGGGTGAACCCCGCGGGCGAATTCGCCTCGGCCATCCTGGGCAACCGCGAGCAGATGGACCTGCAGGCCGCGCAGGCCGACGTGGTGGCCGCGGCGCTGGCCCTGAAGGCGCGGGCGCCCCAGCTGCAGACGCTGCTGCTGGAGTGCACGAACATGCCGCCCTATGCGGTGCAGATCCGCGAGGCCACCGGCTGGCGGGTGCTGTCGCTGCTGGACGCGCCGGCCTTGCGCCCCCATGCGGCCCCCTGCGTCCTGGCCACCGGCCGCACCGGGGTCTCACCATGA
- a CDS encoding TRAP transporter substrate-binding protein: MKLKLGLMAAALTLGASAFAQTKWDLPAAYPATNFHSENLAQFASDVDKATGGKLKITVHPGASLFKAPEIKRAVQGGQAQAGEILLANFANEWPIYAADGMPFLADSYDAAMKLYKAQRPMLEKKLAADGMALLYAVPWPPQGIYVKKPINSAADLKGVKWRAYSPATARIAELVGAQPVTVQAAELSQAMATGVVESYMSSGSTGFDTKTYEHLKYWYDTQAWLPKNAVIVNKKSFDALDKPTQDALLKAAAEAETRGWASSKKVNGEVLDKLKANGMQILPPSAQLKADMKKVGDVMLKEWLDKAGPEGQALVDAYRK, translated from the coding sequence ATGAAACTCAAACTCGGATTGATGGCCGCCGCCCTGACCCTGGGTGCCTCGGCCTTCGCGCAGACCAAGTGGGACCTGCCCGCTGCCTACCCCGCCACCAACTTCCACAGCGAAAACCTGGCCCAGTTCGCCAGCGACGTGGACAAGGCCACGGGCGGCAAGCTCAAGATCACCGTGCACCCGGGCGCCTCGCTGTTCAAGGCACCGGAAATCAAGCGCGCCGTGCAGGGCGGCCAGGCCCAGGCCGGCGAAATCCTGCTGGCCAACTTTGCCAACGAATGGCCCATCTATGCCGCCGACGGCATGCCCTTCCTGGCTGACAGCTATGACGCCGCCATGAAGCTGTACAAGGCCCAGAGGCCCATGCTCGAGAAAAAACTGGCGGCCGACGGCATGGCCCTGCTGTACGCCGTGCCCTGGCCCCCGCAGGGTATCTACGTCAAGAAGCCGATCAACAGCGCCGCCGACCTGAAGGGCGTGAAATGGCGCGCCTACAGCCCGGCCACCGCGCGCATCGCCGAACTGGTGGGCGCCCAGCCCGTGACCGTGCAGGCCGCCGAACTCTCCCAGGCCATGGCCACGGGCGTGGTCGAGAGCTACATGTCTTCCGGCTCCACGGGCTTTGACACCAAGACCTACGAGCACCTGAAGTACTGGTACGACACCCAGGCCTGGCTGCCCAAGAACGCCGTGATCGTCAACAAGAAATCGTTTGACGCGCTCGACAAGCCCACGCAGGACGCGCTGCTCAAGGCCGCCGCCGAGGCCGAGACCCGCGGCTGGGCCTCCAGCAAGAAGGTCAACGGCGAAGTGCTCGACAAGCTCAAGGCCAACGGCATGCAGATCCTGCCGCCCTCGGCCCAGCTCAAGGCCGACATGAAAAAGGTCGGCGACGTGATGCTCAAGGAATGGCTGGACAAGGCCGGCCCCGAAGGCCAGGCCCTGGTGGACGCTTACCGCAAGTAA
- a CDS encoding TRAP transporter small permease, translating to MRKALDALYTSAAALAALFLVGLLVMVLLSIASRQLQFHVPGTDAYAGYLMAASGFLALAHTLKRGEHIRVTLVINALKGPFKKASELWALAAATLLSCLFAFYSCRLSWQSYTFHDISTASDATPLWMPQVAMAVGTVILAIAFVDELVLELRGQRQASAPDEALRNE from the coding sequence ATGCGCAAGGCCCTTGACGCGCTTTACACCAGCGCCGCCGCCCTGGCGGCGCTTTTTCTGGTGGGTTTGCTGGTGATGGTGCTGCTGTCCATTGCCAGCCGGCAACTGCAGTTCCATGTGCCGGGCACCGACGCCTATGCGGGTTACCTCATGGCGGCCAGCGGCTTCCTGGCGCTCGCGCACACGCTCAAGCGCGGTGAGCACATCCGCGTCACGCTGGTGATCAACGCGCTCAAGGGCCCTTTCAAAAAGGCCTCGGAACTCTGGGCCCTGGCGGCGGCCACGCTGCTGTCGTGCCTGTTTGCCTTCTACAGCTGCCGGCTGTCCTGGCAGTCCTACACCTTTCACGACATCTCCACCGCGAGCGACGCCACCCCCCTGTGGATGCCCCAGGTGGCCATGGCCGTGGGCACGGTGATCCTTGCGATTGCCTTTGTCGACGAACTGGTGCTGGAACTGCGCGGCCAGCGCCAGGCCAGCGCCCCTGACGAGGCCCTGCGCAATGAGTGA
- a CDS encoding TRAP transporter large permease subunit, giving the protein MSDFAITGLLVLSLFLILGSGVWIGLTLSGVAWIGMQLFSSRPAGDAMAVTIWGSASSWTLTALPLFVWMGEILFRTRLSQDMFKGLAPWMQSLPGRLLHTNVVGCTIFAAVSGSSAATCATIGKMSLPELTKRGYPEHMIVGTLAGASTLGLLIPPSIIMIVYGVSAEVSIARLFIAGVLPGVLLATLFSGYIALWALANPGRIPAADTRMSFMQKLAESRSLIPVVTLIAAVLGSIYTGVATATEAAAVGVVGSLIISGVQGSMNWQTFKDSLMGATRLYCMIALILSGAAFLTLSMGYIGLPRHLAEWIATLGLSQAQLIAALAVFFIVLGCFLDGISMVVLTMGVIMPTVQKAGIDPIWFGIFVVLVVEMAQITPPVGFNLFVLQGMTGRELTWIAKVTIPMFLLMCVAIALIYAFPGIVTWLPQQMMN; this is encoded by the coding sequence ATGAGTGACTTCGCCATCACCGGCCTGCTGGTGCTCAGCCTGTTCCTGATCCTGGGCAGCGGCGTGTGGATCGGGCTCACGCTGTCGGGCGTGGCCTGGATCGGCATGCAGCTGTTCTCGTCGCGGCCCGCCGGTGACGCCATGGCCGTCACCATCTGGGGCAGCGCCTCGAGCTGGACGCTCACGGCCCTGCCGCTGTTCGTGTGGATGGGCGAGATCCTGTTTCGCACCCGGCTGAGCCAGGACATGTTCAAGGGCCTCGCGCCATGGATGCAGAGCCTGCCGGGCCGCCTGCTGCACACCAACGTGGTGGGCTGCACCATCTTTGCCGCGGTGTCCGGCTCCAGCGCCGCCACCTGCGCCACCATCGGCAAGATGTCGCTGCCCGAGCTCACCAAGCGCGGCTACCCCGAGCACATGATCGTGGGCACCCTGGCCGGCGCCAGCACGCTGGGCCTGCTGATCCCTCCGTCCATCATCATGATCGTCTACGGCGTGAGCGCCGAGGTCTCGATCGCGCGGCTGTTCATTGCCGGCGTGCTGCCGGGGGTGCTGCTGGCCACGCTGTTCTCGGGCTACATCGCGCTGTGGGCACTGGCCAACCCCGGGCGCATCCCGGCGGCCGACACGCGCATGAGCTTCATGCAAAAGCTCGCCGAGTCGCGCAGCCTGATCCCGGTGGTGACGCTGATCGCGGCCGTGCTGGGCTCCATCTACACCGGCGTGGCCACGGCCACCGAGGCCGCGGCCGTGGGCGTGGTGGGCTCGCTCATCATCTCCGGCGTGCAGGGCTCGATGAACTGGCAGACCTTCAAGGACTCGCTCATGGGCGCCACGCGGCTGTACTGCATGATCGCGCTGATCCTGTCGGGCGCGGCCTTCCTCACGCTCAGCATGGGCTACATCGGGCTGCCCCGGCACCTGGCCGAGTGGATCGCCACGCTGGGCCTGAGCCAGGCCCAGCTGATCGCCGCGCTCGCGGTGTTCTTCATCGTGCTGGGCTGCTTTCTGGACGGCATCTCGATGGTAGTGCTGACCATGGGCGTGATCATGCCCACGGTGCAGAAGGCCGGCATCGACCCGATCTGGTTCGGGATCTTCGTGGTGCTGGTGGTCGAGATGGCGCAGATCACGCCGCCCGTGGGCTTCAACCTGTTCGTGCTGCAGGGCATGACGGGCCGCGAGCTGACCTGGATCGCCAAGGTCACCATCCCGATGTTCCTGCTGATGTGCGTGGCCATTGCGCTGATCTATGCCTTTCCGGGCATCGTGACCTGGCTGCCGCAGCAGATGATGAACTAG
- the crcB gene encoding fluoride efflux transporter CrcB, producing the protein MLNVLAICVGASVGALGRWGLGLWLNPGALLPWGTLAANLLGAYLIGVCVAVFQALPHLDPAWRLALVTGLLGALTTFSSFSAEVVGMLMQQRYALAGLTALLHLAGSLALTLLGLKTTLWLIAARVA; encoded by the coding sequence ATGCTCAACGTCCTTGCCATCTGCGTCGGCGCGAGCGTCGGCGCGCTGGGCCGCTGGGGCCTGGGCCTGTGGCTCAACCCCGGCGCCCTGCTGCCCTGGGGCACGCTCGCGGCCAACCTGCTGGGGGCCTACCTGATCGGCGTGTGCGTGGCCGTGTTCCAGGCCCTGCCCCACCTCGACCCCGCCTGGCGGCTGGCGCTGGTGACCGGCCTGCTGGGTGCGCTGACCACCTTTTCATCGTTCAGCGCCGAAGTCGTGGGCATGCTGATGCAGCAGCGCTACGCACTGGCCGGGCTGACCGCGCTGCTGCACCTGGCTGGCTCGCTCGCGCTCACGCTGCTGGGCCTCAAAACCACCCTGTGGCTAATCGCGGCCCGGGTGGCCTGA
- a CDS encoding XdhC family protein, whose product MENLDVMVLRTLRDWRAAGRRALLATVVRTWGSSPRPIGSIMALCEDGAVVGSVSGGCIEDDLIYRFTQAYSGKGDDKQIPSGAPGFVKYGITADEAHQFGLPCGGTLELLLEYDPDAASLAELVTRLEAGTLMRRSVRLSDGLATLDEATAPEELSLTDAQLVNTFGPEYRMLLIGAGQLTEYLATMALFSGFAVTVCDPREEYRGAWSVAGATVVADMPDDVVTAFRPDRRSCVVALTHDPKLDDLALLEALKTDAFYVGAIGSRRNNDLRHQRMIEHFEQTDDSLKRLRGPIGIYIGSKTPPEIAVSVMAEILAVKNGVTLPRDMDVGQAKNDRAVPANDPGVLVCGVPRTRS is encoded by the coding sequence ATGGAAAACCTGGATGTGATGGTGCTGCGCACGCTGCGCGACTGGCGCGCGGCCGGCCGGCGTGCGTTGCTGGCCACGGTGGTGCGGACCTGGGGCAGCTCGCCCCGGCCCATCGGCTCCATCATGGCGCTGTGCGAGGACGGCGCGGTGGTGGGCTCGGTGTCGGGCGGTTGCATTGAGGACGACCTGATTTACCGCTTCACCCAGGCCTATTCCGGCAAGGGCGACGACAAGCAGATTCCCTCGGGTGCGCCGGGCTTTGTGAAGTACGGCATCACGGCCGACGAGGCTCACCAGTTTGGTCTGCCTTGTGGTGGCACGCTGGAACTGCTGCTCGAATACGACCCCGACGCGGCCAGCCTGGCCGAACTGGTGACCCGCCTGGAGGCCGGCACCCTGATGCGGCGCAGCGTGCGGCTCAGCGACGGCCTGGCCACGCTGGACGAAGCCACGGCGCCCGAGGAGCTGAGCCTGACCGATGCCCAACTGGTCAACACCTTTGGCCCCGAATACCGCATGCTGCTGATCGGCGCGGGCCAGCTCACCGAATACCTCGCCACCATGGCCCTGTTCAGCGGCTTTGCGGTGACGGTGTGCGACCCGCGCGAGGAATACCGCGGCGCCTGGAGCGTGGCCGGCGCCACGGTGGTGGCCGACATGCCCGACGACGTGGTCACCGCCTTCAGGCCCGACCGGCGCAGCTGCGTGGTGGCCCTCACGCACGACCCCAAGCTCGACGACCTCGCGCTGCTGGAGGCGCTGAAGACCGACGCCTTCTACGTCGGCGCCATCGGCAGCCGCCGCAACAACGACCTGCGCCACCAGCGCATGATCGAGCACTTCGAGCAGACCGATGACAGCCTCAAGCGCCTGCGCGGGCCCATTGGCATCTACATCGGCAGCAAGACGCCGCCCGAGATCGCCGTCAGCGTGATGGCCGAGATCCTCGCCGTGAAGAACGGCGTGACCCTGCCGCGCGACATGGACGTGGGCCAGGCCAAGAACGACCGCGCGGTGCCGGCCAATGATCCGGGGGTGCTGGTGTGCGGGGTGCCGCGCACCCGTTCATGA
- a CDS encoding carbon monoxide dehydrogenase subunit G, with protein sequence MDMQGNRALAVTQQQAWDALNNPEVLKICIPGCDKVEATGENQYAVGVAVKIGPVAAKFNGKITLSEINPPNSYTITFDGQGGAAGFGKGNSAVTLKPAAEGSGCELSYTVHASVGGKIAQLGQRLIDGVAKSMAEDFFKRFDDEMQRQHPQAYAAAAALAAPAPAPSAPAGKVPAWVWVAGAVVVLAAIWLLR encoded by the coding sequence ATGGACATGCAAGGCAACCGCGCACTCGCGGTCACCCAACAACAGGCCTGGGATGCGCTGAACAACCCCGAGGTGCTCAAGATCTGCATCCCCGGCTGCGACAAGGTCGAGGCCACCGGCGAGAACCAGTACGCCGTGGGCGTGGCGGTCAAGATCGGCCCCGTGGCCGCCAAGTTCAACGGCAAGATCACGCTCAGCGAGATCAACCCGCCCAACAGTTACACCATCACCTTTGACGGGCAGGGCGGCGCGGCCGGCTTTGGCAAGGGCAACTCGGCCGTCACGCTCAAGCCCGCGGCCGAAGGCAGCGGCTGCGAGCTCAGCTACACCGTGCATGCATCGGTGGGCGGCAAGATCGCGCAGCTGGGCCAGCGCCTGATCGACGGTGTGGCCAAGTCCATGGCCGAAGATTTTTTCAAGCGCTTTGACGACGAGATGCAGCGCCAGCATCCGCAGGCGTATGCCGCCGCGGCCGCACTGGCCGCGCCAGCACCGGCGCCATCGGCCCCGGCTGGCAAGGTGCCGGCCTGGGTCTGGGTGGCGGGCGCCGTGGTGGTGCTGGCCGCCATCTGGCTGCTGCGCTGA
- a CDS encoding VWA domain-containing protein — MQLGDARTGKLAHNITGFGRALRRAGVRMDSARIALAQQAAMLVGVASKPDLSAAMEAVMVSREQDRMVFRELFDIYFRNPEMANKLLAQLLPSAEGKAEPSRRRPRVREALAPARAAGPQGLPKKEDDKIDFDAAMTASDLQRLKHADFSALSATEYHLVAQLARDVALPIPQMATRRTRPGVRGGRLHWSGALHEAARTGGEIMQLPRLQRRSQPLPLLVLVDVSGSMERYARLLLAFLHAATRDVPGLRRDVFAFGTHLSDLTPAFRLGDTDAMLGAASALIDDFAGGTRLGDSLATLRQVHARRLIGRRTLVLVISDGLDTGEPGALDSELRWLRQHSRRLLWLNPLLRFDGYQPLARGAAVLHRHAHGMLAVHNISKLGELAASLAALMKQ, encoded by the coding sequence CCATGCTGGTGGGCGTGGCCAGCAAGCCCGACCTGAGCGCCGCGATGGAAGCCGTGATGGTCAGCCGCGAGCAGGACCGCATGGTGTTTCGCGAGCTGTTCGACATCTACTTCCGCAACCCCGAAATGGCCAACAAGCTGCTGGCCCAGTTGCTGCCCAGCGCCGAAGGCAAGGCCGAGCCGAGCCGGCGCCGGCCGCGGGTGCGCGAGGCGCTGGCGCCGGCCCGGGCCGCGGGTCCGCAGGGCCTGCCCAAAAAGGAAGACGACAAGATCGACTTTGACGCCGCCATGACGGCCAGTGACCTGCAGCGCCTCAAGCACGCCGACTTCAGCGCGCTGAGCGCCACCGAATACCACCTGGTGGCGCAGCTGGCACGCGACGTGGCCCTGCCCATTCCGCAAATGGCAACACGCCGCACCCGACCGGGTGTGCGCGGCGGCCGCCTGCACTGGAGCGGCGCCCTGCACGAGGCGGCGCGGACCGGCGGCGAGATCATGCAGCTGCCCCGCCTGCAGCGCCGCTCGCAGCCATTGCCGCTGCTGGTGCTGGTGGACGTGTCGGGCTCGATGGAGCGCTACGCGCGCCTGCTGCTGGCCTTCCTGCACGCCGCCACGCGCGATGTGCCGGGCCTGCGCCGCGACGTGTTTGCCTTTGGCACCCACCTGAGCGACCTGACCCCGGCGTTCCGCCTGGGCGACACCGACGCCATGCTGGGCGCGGCCAGCGCGCTGATTGACGACTTTGCCGGCGGCACGCGGCTGGGCGACTCGCTGGCCACGCTGCGCCAGGTCCATGCGCGACGGCTGATCGGCCGGCGCACGCTGGTGCTGGTCATCAGCGACGGGCTGGACACGGGCGAGCCCGGGGCGTTGGACAGCGAACTGCGCTGGCTGCGCCAGCACAGCCGGCGCCTGCTCTGGCTCAACCCGCTGCTGCGCTTTGACGGCTACCAGCCGCTGGCGCGCGGCGCCGCCGTGCTGCACCGCCACGCGCACGGCATGCTCGCGGTGCACAACATCAGCAAGCTCGGGGAACTGGCCGCCAGTCTCGCGGCTCTGATGAAACAGTAG